A single Anopheles maculipalpis chromosome 3RL, idAnoMacuDA_375_x, whole genome shotgun sequence DNA region contains:
- the LOC126564690 gene encoding chitinase-like protein Idgf4, with protein MWSVRLGVLALVLGLFGVSGIQAQNATTGPKVLCYYNGNHSLAEGLGKVTVSDIELALPFCTHLIYGYARVNPETYRLSALNDDLDLDSGKSHYRAVTTLKKRYPGLKVFLSVGNYYDVGEEKPFEKYLTLLESGGSRTAFVNSAYSLLKTYDFDGLDLAWQFPQTKPKRIRGFTGKLWHGFKKLFTGDSILDPKADEHREEFTALVRDLKNAFAHDKFQIGYTQLPHVNQTIFLDIPLLKDSVDYVNIAAYDQQTPERNPKEGDYTAPIYELSERVRGNNVDDKVKAWHSLGTSLDKIIVGIATYGRGWKLSGDSGITGVPPIPADGPSPPGPYTNIPGFYSFGEVCAKLPNPGNANLKGAEYPLRRINDPTKRFGPYAFRIPDENDEHGIWLSYEDPESAGNKAAYVKAKGLGGISINDLGLDDFRGTCSGDKFPILRAAKYRL; from the exons ATGTGGTCGGTGAGGTTAGGCGTCCTGGCGCTGGTACTGGGACTGTTTGGAGTATCCGGCATACAGGCACAAAATGCCACAACAGGACCGAAGGTGCTTTGCTACTACAATGGCAACCACTCGCTGGCAGAAG GTCTAGGCAAAGTGACCGTGTCCGATATTGAACTAGCGTTACCGTTCTGTACGCATCTTATCTACGGTTATGCCCGGGTGAACCCTGAAACGTACCGATTGTCTGCGCTGAACGATGATCTTGATCTGGACTCGGGAAAGAGTCATTATCGCGCAGTAACAACCCTGAAAAAGCGTTACCCCGGTTTGAAGGTGTTCCTGAGCGTCGGTAACTATTACGATGTGGGCGAAGAGAAGCCGTTTGAGAAGTATCTGACGCTGCTAGAGTCGGGTGGATCGCGTACGGCGTTCGTGAACAGTGCATACTCGCTGCTGAAGACGTACGACTTCGATGGGCTCGATCTGGCTTGGCAGTTCCCGCAGACGAAACCGAAACGAATCCGCGGATTTACCGGTAAACTGTGGCATGGATTTAAAAAGCTGTTCACCGGTGATAGCATCCTGGATCCGAAGGCCGATGAGCATCGGGAGGAGTTTACGGCGTTGGTTCGCGATCTGAAGAATGCGTTCGCTCACGATAAGTTCCAGATTGGGTACACCCAGCTTCCCCATGTGAATCAGACCATTTTCCTGGACATTCCGCTGTTGAAGGATAGCGTTGACTATGTGAACATTGCGGCGTACGATCAGCAAACGCCGGAGCGCAATCCGAAGGAGGGAGACTATACGGCACCGATCTACGAACTGAGCGAGCGCGTCCGGGGTAACAATGTGGACGATAAGGTTAAGGCCTGGCATTCGCTGGGTACCTCGCTGGACAAGATTATCGTCGGTATTGCAACCTACGGGCGTGGATGGAAGCTTTCGGGTGATTCGGGTATAACGGGTGTTCCACCTATTCCCGCCGATGGTCCATCACCGCCGGGGCCGTACACCAACATTCCCGGTTTCTATAGCTTTGGTGAGGTGTGTGCTAAACTGCCAAACCCGGGCAATGCTAATCTGAAGGGTGCTGAGTATCCCTTGCGCAGAATCAATGATCCAACGAAACGGTTCGGTCCATATGCGTTCCGTATACCGGATGAGAACGATGAGCATGGTATTTGGCTGTCGTATGAGGACCCGGAGAGTGCCGGTAATAAGGCGGCTTACGTGAAGGCGAAAGGATTGGGCGGTATTTCGATCAACGATTTGGGATTGGATGATTTCCGTGGCACGTGCTCAGGCGATAAGTTCCCGATACTGCGTGCGGCCAAGTATCGGCTGTGA